Genomic window (Oryza sativa Japonica Group chromosome 3, ASM3414082v1):
GCTGTTCGCCGCATCGCCTGATCGGTGAAGTGTTTTTTGAACTTCCAAAAATCCTCAAGCCACGACTGTGCTGCGACGATGCACATGCGCCGCTCGCGCTCCATTGGATGGCCTGTGTACTCCAGTCCGTGTAGATTCGCCGGCGTATCCCTGTGGGTCCCAGATGCATCTGGTGCACGAGCGATCCGCCGGAATAACGGCCTTGCCTCCCGTGTCCCAGCCTCCCAGGCAAATCGAGGCGTTTGCTTCCAGTGGGGAATGTCGGGCTGGGGCCAGCGCATATGCGGGATTGGCGGACGGCGGCCAGGTTGTCAAAATGCTATCCTGACCCTGATTAATTCCTTACCCGAACAATCTCGATCGAACGATCCGGTTAACCCAGTTGGGATCGGGGAAGAATTACCCAATCCCAACCAGGTTGTCTCCAATTGGGTCACTGCATACTCGGATCACTACGTTTTTAAGGAAGTACAGTTGAAGCTCGATTGTTTGAATCTGCTGGTATTCCGGTGGTATTTCAAGTTACACATAGctcctttgatttgtaggaaaaatgaaggaattttggaggatttcaatcctatgaaaaaaaaatcctatgaaggcatttgaaacaaaggattgaatcttatccaatcctttaaaattcctatggaatggataatcctatgcacattttggaggaaagttagcaataGGTCTATcctcttggaacatttcctctgagtctatctctctcatctgattcctgtgtttttcctgtgatcCAATCAAAtggccattcctgtgttttgcaatcctctattttacaattgtattcctgtcagaatcctgtgtttttcctattcctctgttttttcattcctacgattcaaagggccctTGAAACGGCTTGGATAAGGTTTGGAGCAAATAGCTCGGTAAAGAGGAaatgaaagaaaaggaaagtgTATGCATGTAGATGGGACCCTGATGGACTGATTGATAGTCTGATACACACTTCTGAAGACCGTCATTTGCCGCAGACTTCAGAAACGTCTCCTCtgaatctgaattctgaacagAGTACCGAAAACCTTGGTTCCCTTGTGCATCACCCTGGGGAAACACAAGAGTTCCCGTAAAACAACATTCACTACTAAAGTCAGTGAACTAAAACACTTGCATCAAAGGATGCAAGTTGGAACATTCTAGCTGTAAATCGGTAACCTGATCTTGATTAGAGTTGGCCGCTATACAACGGAGGTCGAAGAACTACTACAAGTTACAGTGTCAGCATATGTGTTctttaaaaatgtaaaacatTTGATTGATCACCACTTAAACAAACATATCTGTTTGGGAGCATACTAATGAGGAACCTGAGAATTCCATCGCAATCATAGTTCACATGTCCTGAAGCATCCCTTGGACTGGAGGATCTGAACAGAGTTCAGAAAAACTACAGGAAATGGGCAAGTAAATGAAGTAACTCATCCACATTTTGCTCACACAAATCACTCTGTGCTGCACCCTATCCCCACCAATCTATTTCAGCGTAACAAACCCTCAAAGCCTTTTCTTGCTGTAATCATGCAGCACGgaagcatttttcttgatttgaaATCAACCAAGCATGATACTTGTAGGAGGGTTCGGATCACACATTGGTTAATGTGACAGCACTTCAGAGCACCTCCTCAGTTCTGATATTTTTGGTGCTAGCTCCTCATCACCATATTGCTTTAGCAAATCCATCAAACGATCAGCACAAGAAGCCTCTATGAGAATCCCCCTCTCAGCAACCTTCTTAGCCAACGCCAAGGCCTCACCAACATGCCCTTCCACACACAGCCTAAGCAACAAACCATTGTAGACATCAGTGTCACAGAGCACCCCGTTCTCTTCCATGACTCCTATCCAGTAGCAAGCATCCAATAGCCTATTCCTATTGCAAAGCTCTCTGACCATAACACTGGCCGCAAGAGGGCTCAGCCGCACCCCTTTCTTCATCATCCTCTGCACAAGCCCTTCAGCTTCACCATCCATCCCAACCCTCCACAGGCAAATAAGCAGCACATTGTAGCATTGGTCGCTCGACACACTCCCATCGCTGACCACACGCTCCACTACAGCATAAGCGTCTGCGACCATCTCCTCTGAACAGAATCCGCCGACGAGCGTTCGCACGAACACCCGGTTGGGCATCACCCCTCTTCCTGTCATCCTATCCAGCAAGCTCAGCGCCTCCCCCATCCTCTTTTTCCCACACAGGCATTTCACCAAACACGTATACGACACCACGTTGGGCACGCACCCTGCACCCAAGCTCCAACCCTCCATCTCTTCCACCAGCCTCAGCGCTGCATCCACATCCCCGAAACTGCACATCCCGTCGAGCAACGCGGTGTACACGGCCACATTGGTCACGCACCCAAACTCCGGCATTTTCTCGATCAGCTGGCGGGCACCGACGAAGTCCCCCGCGGTTGCCAGCTTATGCACCGAGGTCACAACCAGTGGGACGCTCGGCGAGACACCGCACGCCGACATGATACCGAGAACGGCACAGACATCGCCGGGAGAGCCGGCCGAGCGGAGGGCGGAGCGGAAGCAAGCAGCATCGGGGGCGAGGCCGAAGGAGCGCATGTGCCGCAGGAGAGCGAGGGAGGCGGGGAATAGTCCAGCGTGTGCGGAGATGCCCAGGAGGAGGGCGTAGTGCCTGAGCGGGAGAGGTTgcggcgacgaggagaggaggaggggcacGGCGGACGGGAGATCGGGGAGCGAGGCGGCGAGCGAGGAGAGGGCGTACGAGGACGggagcggcgaggagggggGAAGGCGCCACAGGAGGAACCGGAGGGAGAGgagtggggaggggaggagcgggaggagggaggggagcttGCCGAGGGGGAAGGAGTCGGATGGGGACGGGAAGGCACTGGAGAGTGCGCGCGGGAGCGACGTGGAGGATGCTGGCGGCGAGCGGAGGAccgagaggagggcggcgaggtCGCCGTCCCGGCAGGTGGAGAGGCGGCGGGTGAGGGGCGCCAGGCGCGGCCGCCGCTGAGGCATCCCGTGCCGGTTTGGGGTGGGGGATCGCGCTCCTCTGCGGAAAGGCAAAGGCACACGGTCACGGACGACGGGACTAGTCGACGAGGTGGATGGGTGAATCCAGTACTCCAGGGAGAATTTACTTTCGAGTTGTTTTTTTGAAACTCAAAATTGATTCACCTTTCTTAAAAGTTAAAATCAATTTCAGAAATGAACTGATAAGGCTGGGAAGAATTTGAGCGAGATCAAAGGCGGACaatagttgaaataaaaaaaacaagaaagctTCAGAACACAATATTCATTGGAATTTTGGAACAAGAAACTCACCCATAAATATTGTGTTTTCTATTGGTTTACTTTTGTGTCGGTATAATTCGTAGGAACAATGGTTTAAgtttttaaactgatttttttttacagtttAGTTTATAAGTCGGTGGTTTTTTATGCCTCAAGTTTAATGGTGGGTCCTATTAAAAGTCTCTTCTTATTCATAGCTCCACAATTTTTCTTTTCCGCGAACGCCTAGCTCCACAATTTTCATGGTTCATGTATTAATTCTCTTTATTTAAGCCACTCTTTGCATGCATAATGTCACTTCTCTGTTAGTAGAAAAGGAGAACGAACATGAGTGAACCAGTTTTTGATAATCTTTGATCATTTCATGGGAAGTGAAAAAACTACATTTCTATTGTAAAGCCACCATATTGCAAGGCTAATTCGCAAACATTTGCATGGCTAACTCACGTGAGCACCCACGCTTTAATATTTCTACAACcatatatttccttttttttaaagtcTATACACCgagaatttatatataaaaataagtaTGTTCTATTCGGAATCGAACATTTATACACCGAAAAATTATATGTCCGATTCCGATTCGGAATCAAAGTTTCTTATATACCGTATGCTGGAGAGATTCTCGGTTGGTGTGTCCATTGTTCCAGTGAAAAAAATGGAAACGTGAATATATATATCGCGATGCTCTCAAAAATGCATATGAAATGGTTTTCCTTTTTAGAATGGGTATGAAACGGCATCTTTAGAACGTGTATGCATTTACCCCTTGACATATAGTTGGATAGATTTAATGCGAACGTTAAAACTCTGTGGGATCCAGTTGTCATACAGAGGGCAAATGTAGAGTGAAAAATGTCCGCTGTTTAGTTTAACGTGTTGCGTTTCTTTCCTTCTACAGCCAAGTGCCACCTTTGCCTCTAGCTTCATAAAAACCCAGTCCTCTTTGGCACAGTACTATTTGCTCATGTTCGTGAAAATCATTGAGCTCTGCAAGGTGCAAGCTTTCTGCTCTCAGCCATCATGTTTCCCTTTGGCTCCAAACCCATCCCGTCAAGCAACAAGGTAAGGAAAGAGCTAGGATACGATAAATTCAATGGAGTACCtccatttctttttgtttgacgTTGGTTAGTTCTTTGACTAATCAAGgctgtaaaaaaaatagagggatCATATGCTATTTTGTTTCATAGcacctttcttcaaaaaagatTTCGTAGTATATTTGAAAACATAATTTCTTCGTTTTTGCATATATCAATCTTTTGGGATTCTTGTAATGTTGTAAAGCCTGGTTTTGAAGACCATGAACTCAACTATAGTGTTTTCAgtcgttttttttaatttttgtagAAACGGTATGCTTAATTTCTAATATATGAACATGTTGTTTGAATGATTGGAGATTATGTTCAATCCGTTTGGATTGGCACGAGAATTACAGATCTCTGGATATCCAAGAAAATTGGATCTACTGTCTTTTTATTTAGTCAAGCCCTGAATGGATGGCAAATAAATTATAAAGGGGTAATGGAGGGCAAAAGCCAGCTGTTCACAGGAAACCAAAACCGTTTGAATTTTTGGCAGTTCTCAAACCTTGTCTGTCATATATTTCTTCTTTTAGTTCCACATATATATCTTAGGTTTAATGATAATAGCAATAACAAGATGAAATTGCTTGCGAAGTTAAGAAAAAATAACACTTGTTTGTGTACTTGCCGGTCGATCTGAGTGTCTTATGTAATTTTTCAGTTTTCTTTGTGGGGGTATGGCTTGCCTATTTTCCTGTCAATGTTTAACTTTTAAAACTATCCTTCCAATCTTAATGAATTTTGGTTAGTCTAATCCTTTGGCTGATCCGGCCAAAATAAAAAGTATAGCCTAAGCTCAATTGCCTATTTATTTTGGTGCCAAGGACCCCATCATTTCGCTTATTGACGGAATAAGCGAGAAATGACATATTTGTAAacagaaaataatttataaataaaacttttatgtatgtgttcttagtgatctaaaagcaaatactgaaaaataaactacgatgataaaaccccaaaattaacttaaaattttaggttgaaaattcaattttttacctataagcataagcataagccaaaAGATATTTTTTATGAAATCAAACTATCTGGCACTGGCATACCTGTCAGTGTTTCATgtcgagaaaataaaaatgacaacaTAGTTGCAGCAGAGTTCATGATCCTATTATTTGACACTCTATATTCTACTTAGTGTTAACAAACTATTTGCCGTTATCTTCCCCAAAGGGGGGAAAAATCCAATCTATCCAAATACAAACTGACTAATCAATCAGCCCATCAGTTTGTGGTGCAGCTTAAGGGTAAGGAGACCAGGGCGGAGCCGGAGGTTTCCAGCGTCAGCAAGGCCTCGGGGGGCAGCAGCGAGCACATCAACAAGCTGCCACCGCCGGTGCcggtgcaggaggaggaggaggcgccggaaTGGCTGGACGTGCTGCTGCGGACGAAATTCTGGGGGCAGTGCAAGCAGCACTGGGACGCGAGCCGCGCGGAGGTTTGCATCTTctgcctccgctgccgccaggtGCTCTGCCCGCGCTGCAGCCATGACGAGCCCGGCCACCGGCTGCTCAAGGTCCGCCGCTACATGTACCGCTCCGTCGTTCTCGCCAGGGACTTGCAGGGCCTCAACGTTGACGTGTCCAGGGTACAGGTAAGTAATTAAGCGCGTGTTGGCCGTGTTTTCTTCCTGTCTAGTCTTCATCAAGCCAAACTCCATTTTAAAACATGTAACATTGAAAGTACTCCTAAACATCTTatatttaaaaggaaaaaaaaagtacaaattaccccaCAAACCCGAAATCCATATATTTTTCACTCTCAACTTTCGTTACCATATGACCCCCCAGCAGCTTTGCAAagcggttttggtctacgtggcagtccaatcagcaaattttttattaaaaaacgatggggcccacctgtcagatcTTTCCAGTCTATCTCTTTCCCTCTCACacacctctctctctcaaatGTCGGCGGCTGCGACTTAAGCACTGACGGCAGCGGACGACCCCTCCGTCGCCTCGACGAGCTGCGTGGCGGTGGCTGCAGGCGCTTCCTCCGCCGTCcgagctccgcccgccgccatcctcggctcgctccgccgccccctcctcctgccGCCCCGAGCTCCGTCGCCCTTTCCTCCCGCCACCCCTTCGGCCCCGAGCTTCGCCCGCCATCATCCCGAGTGCCCCCTTCGCCACTCCTCCTCACGCCGCCATCCcgagctccgcccgccgccgtccccttTTCCGCCCACTCCACCCGTCGTCGTTCCGACCTCTTCCCATCGCCGTCCCAAGCTTCGTGGCCCCTTCGTCGCCCCGAGCTCCGCCTGCCGTCCTCGAggtgagggagggagaagagagtggattttggagagagatagagaggtaAGGGAAAAAGAGAGGGTGGGAGACTGACAGGAGGGGCCcgctaatttttaaaaaaatgaattcatgTCTGGACTttcacgtagaccaaaaccgttTGCAAAGCTGCTCGGGGGTTTTTTCATCCGGTATTGATAGTTGAGGGTtagttgagggtgaaaaacATCCTTGTTTCgtgtttagggggtaattcatactcaCCCAATATtttagggggtaatttgtactttttcatATTTAAAACGACGTGACTAAACAACGTATAGTCGCTGTATTGTCTAAACGCAGCCCACTTTTTTTCCTAAATCCGTACATATACGGATGTGCGTCTCTTTCCGAAAACGGCACTCTGCTCCTTTTTATGCTGGGCTATCTCACAACTCAAACGACAGATAGTCATTACCATGTCTCCAACAATTAATGCTTAAATATACGGCTAATTCTTTTAGTGGTAGATGATATACCGTCGACAGCGAAACGTCTATGTTACTTGATAAATCTTAAGATATATTAGCCTGATCTTTGAAGGTATTCATAGGGGATGGCATGTATGTATTCATGGGGATAAATATGCAtcaagttttgaaaaaaaaaaaaaagctcccgTGATTGTTGAAAGCCTGAAGTACTGAAACTCAATATGCTCACAAATTTTACTCGTGATTGCAGACATACATTGTCAATGGCCAAAAGGGCGTGCACCTGAGGCCCATGAGGAGGTCCCCGCAATTCAAGCCTCACGTAGAGACACCTCGCTGCTTATCTTGCTTCTGCTGGCTCCGCAGTGCTCCCAACATATTTTGTTCTCTCAGCTGCAAGGTTACATTCTCTTAACTATTGTTCTCAATTACCCCCCTTTCTAATTGTTTGCAAATTAAAAGCATCGAAATTAAAAGGGTTtaaaatctgatttttttttctctttcttaatTACCAGGTTGGTGTAGATATATCTCAGGATGATTTCTCAGGACCTGAAGCTGAGCGTAGGCATAAGCAGACTCTGGGAATTGTGGTGGAGTCATCTCCTCAACAGAGCATCCCACAACCATTTGATGCCTCACCTGTGAGAAATGAAGATGCCACCATGGTTGAAGCTGAGTGTGGTCAAGTTCAGACGAATGCGACGGAGTCGGAGTCGTCAGCGGTAGGAGATGCAGATGAGGTTATACCTAAAGTTACTAAGTTCAATGTTGATATCCACTCTTTGAGGAGGCGAGTTCGCAAGCAGGCGGCACCACAGAGGGCCCCCTTCTTCTGAATTTTTGATATCTCGAGGAAGGTTGTGCCATGGTTAAGTTCGAAAGTAGTAATAAAATCTACTAGCTATGACAGCTAGGTGAGACATTTCTGCTGCGACATGTTTTTTTCAGGGTGAACCTGCTTTGCTGCacgctgtgatttttttttcattagctACTGGTTTGAATGATGTTTTTGTAGTACCCATTTGGAGGTGCTAAGCTCTGTAATAAtactgtaggatcgaatcacaagaactaagccaaccagagaagggtgaatggttggtatacccaaaaaccaaaaacttttagcggaaataaaagttaccctcgaaatcgacggagattggtctgaccgaagttgccttgccggtctgaccgctcagatgccgtcggtctgaccggtatagattaaccggtctgaccgccgaagcTGCTCGCCGCGCCTGTTGCcgccaccggtctgaccaccgtgctcccgccggtctgactgccgtagtgccgccggtctgaccgccggtgagttgccggttagaccgccaaaacccggtgaaacacaaatcgaagaactcttaaagtagatgacgtctttattacttctctctgtgtttacaaagtgcaccaacagcactccttacaaaaatttcgattaaactcgaaaccctaactcaaaactcaactcaattgctctctaaagcgataccgggaagcctcacgctccccctctatttatacatgaggtaggcagcctaaagccacgaaccaaactcatacgaggagtcctaaacaccttaggaaaccctctagtacaagaaagaaactttacataaccaatcgtaccaaatttggactccttccaaatttgactccacatcccatacgcacacaatacctccatcgtatgccatatggaatctccatcaaccacgtgcatcaattctagcctaagtatcccgcatgatctctgaccaccacggacgtcgtcttatccccaagtcgactcccggtccatcaccgcaaatactctcccgaaacatcgagtcacctacacatggaacaaacaaagaaaccatattccgagaccaagctatctccaacttgactcattagcagcaaacaatagtattacatacgtatatagTATCCATCTGGAAGttataatcatgaaataaactcggatatccaaataaacaacccgaaaccgaaaccgacacagtgtcggccggtcagaccgcgggctggccggtccgaccgctcgatcaccgccggtctgaccggcaacacctgcccagtctgaccggtccacataaaatgataacctgtagattcacctgtgaaatccaatcatctccaaaaccacttcatgaataaattccaaataacaaaaccaatcaTCTCCGATGcataattgttcatcacagaataataataaaaacactTTTGATTTTACAAATACTAGCATCTCAGCGATACCTGGGACTGCTTTAATTTGCACTCTGCTGTAGACGTTTCTTATTTCTCGGTATTTTCTAAAAGTTTCCTATTTATCATTCTTCCATTTCACTAAAATATGAAAATTCTTCTTTGTTTATCACTCCTCGTGCCACTGGGATGTGGGTCTCAATACCACGTGTCAATGAGGCAATGAGCATAAACCAGGAACTGGAAACTTTTACAGTGCCGAACAAGGAAATGCTATTGCTAGAGTGAGATGTGTTTTGCTTTTGCTAAGCGAGAGGTTAGGAGTCATTTTTGGAGCTACTAACTGCTACagcttataaaaaaattattttagttACAGCTGTTAGAAACTCTCAAACAATATATATTTACTCTTTCATGGGTAGAATGTACTggcggttcttaaacttgtacaggtgtgtcatttaggtccataaactctcaaaatgcatattcaAGTCTAAGAACTCATCATAGTGTGTTATCTAGGTCTCAAATCGCCACAACCCCttcaggatcctacgtggcgttgatgtAATATGCCATACATACATGACGTGGCATTATTTTAACTGACAAATAGGacacatttaaatttttttcctttttttcttctcttttttcccctttcttctcctttctctcacCCGTGCAGaagaaaggaaacaaaagaagaatgagaagaaaacgaaaaagaaaaagaaaagaagaaaaaaaaagaaaatgacatgtcaCGTCCATATGGcattgccacatcagcgccacataGGATCGCAGAGGGGATGTGTCAATTTGGGACCTaaatgatacactttgacaagttctgggacctgaatatgtattttgagagtttaggggcTTATATGACACAATTCtataagtttaaggaccgccaatGCACTTTACTCTATTTTGATTTAGATTATGACAATATGTAGTTGTAGCATCGAAAAATGAAGTAAGTTAGAAG
Coding sequences:
- the LOC4332117 gene encoding pentatricopeptide repeat-containing protein At5g47360 produces the protein MPQRRPRLAPLTRRLSTCRDGDLAALLSVLRSPPASSTSLPRALSSAFPSPSDSFPLGKLPSLLPLLPSPLLSLRFLLWRLPPSSPLPSSYALSSLAASLPDLPSAVPLLLSSSPQPLPLRHYALLLGISAHAGLFPASLALLRHMRSFGLAPDAACFRSALRSAGSPGDVCAVLGIMSACGVSPSVPLVVTSVHKLATAGDFVGARQLIEKMPEFGCVTNVAVYTALLDGMCSFGDVDAALRLVEEMEGWSLGAGCVPNVVSYTCLVKCLCGKKRMGEALSLLDRMTGRGVMPNRVFVRTLVGGFCSEEMVADAYAVVERVVSDGSVSSDQCYNVLLICLWRVGMDGEAEGLVQRMMKKGVRLSPLAASVMVRELCNRNRLLDACYWIGVMEENGVLCDTDVYNGLLLRLCVEGHVGEALALAKKVAERGILIEASCADRLMDLLKQYGDEELAPKISELRRCSEVLSH
- the LOC107277077 gene encoding protein RGF1 INDUCIBLE TRANSCRIPTION FACTOR 1; its protein translation is MFPFGSKPIPSSNKLKGKETRAEPEVSSVSKASGGSSEHINKLPPPVPVQEEEEAPEWLDVLLRTKFWGQCKQHWDASRAEVCIFCLRCRQVLCPRCSHDEPGHRLLKVRRYMYRSVVLARDLQGLNVDVSRVQTYIVNGQKGVHLRPMRRSPQFKPHVETPRCLSCFCWLRSAPNIFCSLSCKVGVDISQDDFSGPEAERRHKQTLGIVVESSPQQSIPQPFDASPVRNEDATMVEAECGQVQTNATESESSAVGDADEVIPKVTKFNVDIHSLRRRVRKQAAPQRAPFF